TGTCGGAATCTTGACCGCTGGGGGCCTGGCACCCTGCTTGTCGTCGGCGATTGGTTCATTAATCGAAAACTACACCAAGCTTGCACCCGAAGTCGAAATCATCTGCTATCGCAGTGGCTACAAAGGCCTGTTGTTGGGCGATAGCTTTGTTGTCACGCCAGAGATTCGTGAAAAGGCTGCGATCCTTCATAAGCACGGTGGCAGCCCGATTGGCAATAGCCGAGTCAAACTGACAAACGTCGCCGATTGCGTCAAACGTGGGTTGGTTCAGGACGGACAGAACCCGCTTCATGTTGCGGCCGAGCAATTGACCAAAGACAAAGTCGACGTGCTTCACACGATCGGTGGCGACGACACGAATACGACCGCTGCTGATTTGGCTGCGTTCTTGGCAGAGAATGACTACGACCTGACCGTTGTCGGTTTGCCGAAGACGATCGACAACGATGTGATCCCGATCAAGCAAAGCTTGGGTGCGTGGACAGCGGCAGAGCAGGGTGCGTTGTTCTTTGAAAATATCGTTGCTGAGCACAATGCGAATCCTCGCATGTTGATCATCCACGAAGTCATGGGACGGAACTGTGGATGGCTGACCGCAGCGACCGCAGTTGAGTATCGCAAGCGACTTGACCAGATGAGCTTCCTACCCGAAGCCGGGCTCAGTCGAGAACGAAAAGAAGTACACGGGGTGTTCATCCCCGAGATGCACTTCGACATGAAAAAAGAAGCGGACCGCTTGCGTCAAATCATGGACGAAAACGACTGCGTCAACATTTTCATCAGTGAAGGTGCTGGTGTGACGACGATTGTCGAAGAGATGAAGGCACGTGGTGAAGACGTTCCCACAGACGCATTCGGCCACGTCAAACTTGACGCCGTGAATCCAGGGAAATGGTTCGGCAAGCAGTTCGCCGAGATGCTCGGTGCCGAAAAAACACTGGTCCAAAAGAGCGGCTACTTCAGTCGTGCCGCGGCTGCCAATGACGCCGATATCGAGTTGATCGGTAAGTGTGCTGAGAAAGGCGTGCAGTGTGCCTTGGTCGGCGACGGTGGTGTGATCGGACAAGACGAAGAGCGTGGTGACGAACTTCGTGCGATCGAATTTGAACGCATCAAAGGCGGAAAGCCATTCGACATCGATACGCCATGGTTCGGCGAACTTCTCGATGCGATCAATCAGCCCAAGGGCGAAAGCGTCGCAACCGAGCACGCGTAACCAACCGGTTCTAGTGGATCCATTAAAAAACGTCGCGTGGAGCTTTATTCCACGCGACGTGTTGTTTTGCCGATTGCTTTGGGGGCTGTAGTATCGTCCTCAGCCAAGCCTGTTACCAGCGAAGCTCATTGTCGGCCACGCCGATGAGCCATCACGATTACAAAGGCTTGACTTCCAGGTTGCGGAAGTAAACCTTGCTCTTCGGATCATGGGCTTGCAAAGCGATGGTGCCTTCGTTCAGTCGACGCTCGAAGTCTCGACTGAACGCTTCTTTGTCGGCAGGCTCCGTATAGTCAACCATGGTCTTGCCGTTGACTTTCAACTGGATGTGATGGCCCTTCACGATGATCTCTTGGGTGTACCATTCGTTGTCCTTCACGCCTGGATCGGCAACGTTTTCGACCGCATAGAGGCTGCTGGTTTTCTTTGGGTCTGTATGCGACACATTGACTTGGCATTCGTACCCATACTTAGGCCATCCGGTCGCCTGGTACTTCGTGTGGAAGTAAATGCCAGCGTTGCTACCTGGCGTCGTTTTCACTTCGCAGCGGAAGTGGAAATCTTTCATTGGCTGCAGAGGTCCTTCGTAGAACACATGGCAGCGTTCCCCATCACAAACCAGCATGCCGTCTTCAACGTGCCATGCTTTTTGGTTCTCCTCGGCTAGCTTCCAATTGTCTAGCGTCTTTCCGTCAAAGATTTTGACAAAGCCATCTTCGCTAGGTTCTTCGGCGCGAAGTGTCTGTGGTGCCAGCGAAGCGACCAGCCCAAGCAGTAGGGCGATGTAATGAGTCTTTTGCATTTGGTTGGTGTGGGGAGTTGGGGGAGGAGGTGGGATTAATGTCCGCAGAATTATTGCAATAAAAAACGCCTGCCGCACGCGATGGTGCAGGCAAGCGTTTAAAGTTTTATCAAAAGCGGCTGACGGATCAGTCTTTGCCGTGGTCGGTCGCAGGAACCTTGCCCGCTTTGATCTTGTCGCCGAAGGTGTCGCCGTCTTTGCTCTTTTCCTTGGCGGCTTCTACCAAGCCAGCGAAGATCTTCGTGCGAGCTTCTTCTGGATTGTCTTTGACCCAGTCTTTCGGAAAGTCTTCCGCTTTCAGGTACTTGTGAACGGCTTTGCCGTATTCATTGCGGACGTCTTTCTTTTCACCGCTAACGTGGCAGATGTAGCAGCCGTGCTTTCGAGCTGTCTTCTTGAGATCCGCGTTGACGTCGTCGCCTTCGAGGTACTTGGCTTTCCACATCTTATTGAAATCTGAGGTGGCAAACGCCGGTGCACCCATCAGGGCCACACAACCAAAAAGAATCGCAAACCGTTTCATGCATCGTCTCCAAGGGATCTAAAACTGACGGATGGTCTGCCTGAATTAATGCAGGCGACATTGCCGGGACCGAGGCAACATTCCGTCTTGCCCAAGAAAGTGGGGCAAATGGGTGGGATAGCTCGATAGCGGCCGAAATCGACCGCTTACTAGTATTAACGCTCAAATGGGCCCAAAAGTCAAATCGGGGATGACGAAAAAAGGCACCGCGCATGCGAGACGACCTGGATTTTCTGCCCCACGGAAACTGTCGCTCGCACAGCTTCGCTTGAGAAAATCCAGGCCGCTCGACTTACCTATGCAACTGAATCCACTGACAAGGCCTGCCCCACGCACTCCTGATCAGCATCCGTTGCACAAACGGTCATCGGTCGGTGCGGGGGATCCGATTCAGCACGGACACTTCAATTGAGGGGCAACCGCCATCGAATCGATGACGGAATGATCATCTCCCGTCGGAAGAATGCGGCATCAATGTAATGACGCCTGATTTGCCCTTCTGCTGGGCGGGGCGACGCGAGAGCCGTGTTTTTTAGAGGGCTGCGTTCACACTGAAGGGATGTCTTCCCTCCACCAAACGTTTGGCGGGGTGCTTCCAGCTCATCGGGGTGTGTGAAGCACCCCGTTGCCCATCTGGTGATTGGCCTGGCCGGGGGCCTGGCGAGGAACGATGTGCAGACGAGAAGGCTTTAGAAGCACTCGGCAGAATGAACTTACTTGCGCACGAGTTCTCGAAACGCTTGGTTTAGCTGTTGTGTGATCGGACCGACTTTTCCGTCGCCGATCTCTCGGCCGTCCAGCTTGACTGCGGGGATGACCTCAGCCGCGCTTCCTGTCAGGAAACATTCATCGGCGATGTAGATATCGTGGCGAGTCATCGGCAATTCTGTTGTTGGGATACCCGCCTCGATAGCGAGTTCGAGGACGGCGTTTCGCGTGATGCCTTCGAGGATGCCGGCTTCGATAGGTGGCGTGTTCAGTTTGCCATTCTTGATGATGAAGATATTGTCGCCGGTGCATTCGGCAACTTCGCCCTTGTGGTTCAACATCAGCGCTTCGATGCAGCCAGCTTTCAAGCCTTCCATCTTGGCAAGGATGTTATTCAAGTAGTTCAGCGACTTGATTCGTGGGCTGAGTGCGGCAGGGTGGTTGCGGATCGTCGACGCCGTGACCAATTCCAAACCATTTTGGTAATAGGTTTCGGGATACAGGGTGATGCTGTCGGCGATGATGATCAGCTGCGGGTTGGAGCACTTGAAGGGGTCCAGTCCCAATGGTCCTGATCCGCGAGTCACGATCAGGCGAATGTAGCCATCTTCGATCGCGTTCTTTGCGACTGTTTCGTTGGTGTCCGCGGCAAGCTTGTCGAGATCGATAGGCAGCGACAAACCGATTGCACGTGCTGATTCATCGAGACGCACCAAGTGTTCTTTGAGTCGAAAGACTTTGCCGCTGTAGATGCGCATGCCTTCGAACACGCCATCGCCATAAAGTAGGCCATGGTCATAGACACTTACTTTGGCATCTTCGGGAGCAAAGAATTCACCGTTGATATAGATCTGTCGACTCATGATCGTCGTGGCAATGGGTTTCGAGGCAGTGGGCGTTGATTTGAAGTATCGACACGTGTTGCGAGGTGTCGAGTTAGCGCTTGGCTAGGAGCCAAATTTGGAACGGGTTGGCTAGGAGCCAAATTCGGCGTTGGTCACGGCCGAGACGACCGAGGCGTCAAAATAATTGATCGCCATTCCTGCGTCGACAACGATCGATTGAGCGGTAATGCCGCTGCTACGAGGCGAAATCAGGAAAGTGGCGGTGGAAGCGACTTCGTCGGTTTGTAGCGCTTTTCCGCGTGGGATGACCTGTTCGGCGAACAGGTATGAATCGACGTAACCGGGGATTCCCGCCGACGCACTGGTTTTCAGCAAGCCCGCCGCGACCGCATTGAATCGCACGTTGCTAAATCGACTGAAGGACTTTGTTAAAAATGCCAGCGACGATTCCAAGGCTGCTTTGATTGGCGCCATGAAACCATAGCTTTCACTCGCCATTCGAGTCGTGCTTATGCCAATCGTGACAACCGAAGCATCGTCCGTGAAGCGATCCTTCAGGGCGTTGCAAAGGTTGATCAATGAGAAGGCTGAGATGTCCACGGCTTGCAGAAACTGTTGCTTGGTCGTTTCATGAAATGGTCGGATGCCTTCGGGGTAGTCCGCAAATGCGATCGAGTGCACCATGCCCGCCAATTGGACTCCGTCTTCTGCAAGCTGGTTCGCGAGTTGTTCAATTTGATCTTGAAACTCGACATCACAAATTCGCACATCGCGATCTTTGAGCAGCTTTGCGGTGCTTTCCAGACGACTTTGACTGCGGACGACGTAAATGACTTTCGCCCCGGCCTGTTCGAGTTGCTTGGCGATCGCATAGGCGACACTTTTGCGGTTGGCGACACCCAGGACCAAGATCGACTTGCCGGCAAGCTGCAGGAAGTCGAATGCCGGGAAGTTGGGCATGGCATCTTGCGATTCAAGCTGACTCATGACGCGTCTCCTTGGGCATTTCCGCTTGAGCCTTCGACTTCGGTCACGCTGCAAGCGAAATCAAGCCTCATCGCAAGCTTTCCGGCCAGCATGACTTTGCCGGTCAGGAAGTAAGCATTGGAAACCTGTTCTTTGAGAGTGACATGGATTTCCACGCTGTCCCCAGGACGGACGATGCGTTTGAATTTGACACTGTCCATGCGGGTCGCGACGGGCAACAGGTTGCCGGATCCGGACATGAACTTTTCCAGCAGCACCGCGCCAGCCTGCAGACAACATTCGCATTGAATGACGCCCGGGACGACAGGATTGCCGGGGAAGTGTCCTTGGACGAAGAACTCTTCTGCAGAGAATGTCTTTTTGCAGACGATCGACGACTCGTCACGCTGCAAAACTTCGTCCAGCAGCAGCATGTGCGAGCGATGAGGAATCGCTGCCTCGATTTCTTGTTTACTCATCCGGATAATTGAAATGTTTCCTGGGGCCGCGCCAAGCGGGCAGCGAATTGCTGACGACGTTGTGCACACGGGGCTCCGTTGTGCCGCTTGTCGTATTTGAAACCAGCCACAGATGCCGGTGTAGGCGGTTGACGCCCTCGAATCGTGATTGTGCCCCGTTCGTGGTATTTTGTGGGCTGTGTCAGTGGACCGATCCATCGAATCCGAAGAAAGCCGGGGCTGACGGGCCCTTTCCCGAGTAGCTTCTTGGGATCATGATGAATAGGGAAACAAGACATGAATCAACCGAACCATGCCCCGCTCCGCAGGGTGTCACTCGAACCACAAACATCGTTTAAGTTGGCCGAGACGAATTCTCCTGTATCGCGATCGATTTACAACGTCCCAAACATGCTGACCAGCATCCGTTTCGGGCTTGCGATTGCGGTGATGACACTGATCCCATTTGGGCAATATTTCGCCGCCATGGTGGTATTTATTGTCGCCGCCTCCACCGATTGGATGGACGGATACTGGGCACGTAAGTATGGCCAAGTGACGAAGTTCGGTCGGATCTTTGATCCGTTTGTCGACAAGATCATCATTTGCGGCTCGTTTATCGCGCTCGTCGGTGCGGTCGGATCACCGATTGTCTCGTGGATGGCGACGGTCGTCGTCGGACGTGAGCTTCTTGTGACAAGCTTACGTGGGATGATCGAAGGCAGCGGCAAAGACTTCTCGGCCAGCCAGCTGGGGAAATGGAAAATGGTCCTTCAGTGTGCTGCCGTTGTCGCGGCACTGTTGTTTCTGCAGTCCAATACACCCGCGCAGGCACCCGCACAATGGTTGCAGTTGACCACTCAGGTGCTCGTCTGGTCTGCGATCGCTCTTACCGTCTATTCGGGTTACGACTACACCGTCATCGCCGCTCGTTTAATGCAGGACGAGCCGGACGAGGTGAAGTAGCGGAATGGAAAGCGTTGGAGTGTTCGACGAGCAATTCTTTCGTGTCGGCTATTTCGCGATTACCGGAGTCGTAATTGGATCCGTGATCGCAGGAAGTCTTCTGTGGATCGCATGGCTTGCGAGATTTCGCCCAAGGAATCTTTGTGGTGACAAGTCGCCTTTTCTTGTCACGCGATTGCCCCAGTCGGTCCAACGCTGGTCTGTGGCAGATTTCTTTGTCATGTTGGGCATGATCATTGTCATCCAGTCGATCATGAACCCGGCAGCAAAACCTGTCGATCCGTCCGCCGAAACGACATCGCAGATCGTTGCTTCGGAAACAGAGTCCGACGGAAGCACGGTGACTGTTCCTGCGGAAGCGAATTCTGAGTCACCTCAGGAAACCGGAAATCAGGATATTGGCAGCCAGGACGGTGATGCTCCGGCGACACAACCGGTTGACTTGACCAGACGCGTCGCCAGCCAAATGGTGGCCAACGCGGGCTCGTTCGCGATGATGTTGTTTTTCTTATTTACGGCGAGAGATGCGACACCGAAAAGTCTTTCGTTGGTCCCGCACGAATCCGATTTTCGACGCGGTTTGGTTGCCACGGTTTGGATTCTTGCCCCGGTGTTAATCATCAACATCGTTGTTTCTCAGTTGGTCCCCTACAAACACTCTGTAACGGACTTGCTAGCGGAAAGGAACAACGTCGAAACCTTTTTCGCGTTGTTGATTTCTGCGGCCTTCGTGACCCCGATTGTGGAAGAGTTTTGGGTGCGTCTGCTGCTTCAGGGCGGGCTGCAAAAGCTGATGAAAGATACTTCGTGGAAGGATTCACACCCGGCATGGAGCTATTCTTCGGTGGTACCTGTATTGGTCTCCAGTACCGTTTTCGCTGTGATGCACCGTGGCCAAGGCGCAGCACCGATTCCACTATTCTTTTTCGCGATGGGATTGGGGATTGTCTATCAGCGCACCGGTCGGCTTTGGATTGTGATCGTGGTCCATATGCTTTTGAACGGCGCGACCATCTGCAGCGAATTCTTGCGGATCAATTCAGGGCTTATCAGCTAGACGCTTCGGTTGGCCGCGTCGGTGTTCTGGCGAACATGAATGATGTGGCCAAGCCTGGCAATAAAATCGCTGCCGCATCGGCAAATCGGCCGATCGGAGGGCTGGTCAAAATGATGAAGCCGACTTTGAATGCGAAGTAGCTGATCGCAATCATGGCGAATCCATACCAGCCATCGGAAATCACGAATTGACCGACGGATTGACCGCTAGCAGCGATCCAAATCAGCCAACCACACACACCTACAATCCCTATCAGGAACAATGGATGCATCGCGACATTGGCCATTGAACCCCAGACGGCCCGCCGACCTGCCAATGCGATCCACTTCAAGTATGAGATCGGTGACGATCGCAGAATCACTCGGTTAAAGTTCCCGATCAACCGATGCGTTTGAATTCGTGCGTCCACGTCAGTCGATTCGACGGGGATGCTCGCTTGGACACGTTTAGCAGCCGGCCAGATTACTCCGTAGTTGATTTGGCCCCACTGTGTTTCGAGAGTCAAAGTCGGGATCGTTTTTAGTTCCGACGTTGGTAAAACAAAGTCCCGACTTTCTAGATCGCTGGCAATCTCTGCTAACAACTCTGCCGTGCGTGGCTCGGCTTCGGCTGATAGCGATCGCATGTCGTCTGGCGTGACCAATTGAGCCAAAACAGCTGACAGGTTTTGATGACCAAAAGGAAGGATGGCAAAGTCGTTGACGAACACCAGACGTGTTAGCATCCAGCAGAGTACCGCAGCACCAACGCAAATCGAAATCAGTCCACCGCGAAAACGATGGCTTGGAAGTTTAAGGTCTCGTTCGCGATCGCCACGGTGTAGCAGCCAACCTGCAACGGCGATCCAGGGTATGAGGAAAAGATAAGCCGGCCGGGCAAAGATGCATAAAATGGCGGCTGCAATACAGCCTACCGCACTGGAAGTGGTCCCCGAGCGATAGGTGCGTAACAAAAAGGCAACGACCAAGACTGCCATCGATGCCGCAGGAGCATCGGTGCTGATGGTGTTGATGTTGTCATTGAAGGTGCATCCCAACAGCACCGTAATCGCCACCGACATGGACGATTTCACCGAAAGGCCGCGAGCGATCAGTTCGTCACCAAGAAAGGCACTGGCCAAGGTGTGAAGGACCAGTTGCAAGAACGGGACCGCTGCCAATCCTACACTGAGGCTGACGACTTTTAGAAAGAGCGGATAGACCGGCGGTCGGATCGACAGCAACGATTCGGCCAGGGAATCAAACGGATAGTTGATGTAGCTGGGCGAATCGTTGACAAGGTGAACTTGCAGCCGCCCGGTCATCGCTGCCCATACCATTGCCAAACCAAAGTAGGCGATCAATCGAACGATGGCGGCGCGGTTGGGCATGGTTGTGAGCGTCAAATCTTACTTGTTAATCGCGTCCATTTCGTCGTTGCGAGCACGTTTCTGCAGGTACAGCTTGATTGGAACTTCGCCAAATTTTAAGTGATCTCGCAGCACGCTCAATAAATAACGTCGATAGTCATTCGCGAATGCCTTTGGGTCATTGCACATCACGACGACGGTCGGCGGTTCAGTTGCAACTTGGGTCGCATAGTAAACTTTCGGCCGACGGTTTTGATACATCGGTGGTTGGTGGGCTTCGATCGCGCCTCGGATCAGGCGGTTAAGCTGTCCGGTGGAAACGCGTTCCCGGGCTTGCTTGAACAACATCGTCGAGTGGTTCAAAAGTGCTTTCACGTTCTTGCCGGTCTGCCCGGTGATGAACGCGATCGGGGCGTAGGCAAGCGTGGGGAATTGTCGCCGGATGTAGCGGACCCAGCGGTCTGTTGGGACGGTGCCGTGCAGTTGATCCCATTTGTTGATCACAAAGATCACCGGCTTGTGGTTTTCGATCACGTAGCCGACCAGTTGTTTGTCGACTTTGCTGACCGTTTCGGACGCGTCGAAAAACATCAGCACCACATCGGCGCGGCGGATACTCCGTTGGGCCCGGTGTGTACCGTAGAATTCCAAGTCGGTTCGCTGACTTTTTCGCTTGCGCAGACCTGGCGTATCAATCGCGATGAAGGTTTGTCCGTCGACTTCGAAGCGGACGTCAACGCTATCGCGAGTCGTTCCGGCGACTTCGCTGACAATCATCCGATCGGACTCGGCCAACGTGTTGACGAAGGTACTTTTACCAACGTTTCGACGTCCAACGATCGCGATCTTCATCGTCGGTTCGTTGATCGATTCGTCCGACGGTGGCAGACGATCGAGGATCAATTCCATCAGTTCAGATCGGTTACGGTTCTGAGTGGTACTGACGGTGACCAATCGTCCGCGACCGAGTCGGTGAAACTCTTCCGCCAAATTGTCTTGGTGTGGCTGGTCGGCTTTGTTGGCGACCAAAATCACCGGGCGTTCGATACCACGCAAACGCTCCACAACCAATTCGTCCAGCGGCATTGGGCCGGTTAGGACGTCGACGACCAGCAAAATGACATCGGCCGATTCGATCGCCAAATCGATCTGTCGTCGAACATCGGCGGTCAGGTCGTCCGGGTCATCGATGCCCAACCCCCCGGTGTCGGTCAGTTCGAAAAATGCGTCTTCGTTGTTGATAAGCGTCGTCATGCGGTCGCGCGTGACGCCCTCAAAGTCGTCAACAATGGCCAAGCGACGGCCTGCTAACCAGTTAAATAGACTGCTTTTACCGACGTTGGGGCGACCGACGATGGCTACTTGGGGAACAGGCATGGTGTGAGAGTTTTGGGCTGATAATCAATGAAATCGGACGAAAATGCCGGCAGCTACCCCTGAATCGTGGACGCCCGCCGCTGGTATGTTAAACCGCGTGGTGCAATTCCAGTAGCCGGTGTGTTATCAAACCATCATGAACGACTCATCAAAAAAACTTGATCCCTCCACGGTTCTGTCCGGGACTGGTGCTCTGGCTGACCATTTGCAGCGATTGGGAGTTCAGTGGCTGCCCCAGGTGAACGCCGATTCGGTAAACGCATTAGCCGAGTTTTTTGCGATTGGTGGGACCGATGAGGAGCATTCTTCCGCGAAGCCAGCGGTGTCGGATGCACCGGCGGCAGCGATTTCAACTGCTTCGCAGCCGACCGAGACAGTCGCTCCGCCGCAAACTTCGGCACCGGCGTTTTCCCTCAGCGGTGAAGTCGACAATGCCGCCGCCAGCTACCCCGGAACTTCGTTGTCAGCGGAGGCCCGGACAGAGCGACTGGCAAAGGCCGCCGAGCGGGTCGCCGGATGCATGAAGTGCGAGGTGCTTGCCAAGTGCCGCACCAAGACGGTCTATGGCGAAGGCAACGTATCACCTCGTGTCGTGTTCTTTGGCGAAGGCCCCGGACGTGATGAAGATATCTCCGGTCGTCCCTTCGTCGGCAAAGCCGGTCAGCTGCTCACGAAGATGATCGAGGCGTGTCAGTTCAAGCGTGAAGACGTTTACATCATGAACACCGTCAAGTGTCGCCCTCCAAACAATCGCAATCCCGAAACGACAGAGATCGAAAACTGTCGCGAGTACTTCGAGGCTCAACTCGATACCTTGCGTCCGGAGTACATCGTTTGTTTAGGCTTGGTCAGCGCACAAGCACTGCTGAAAAACAAACTGTCGGTCGGACGGATGCGAGGAAAGTTCCATCGATACTTTGATAGCAAAGTGCTCGTGACGTATCACCCTTCTTATCTTTTGCGAACGCCAGCGGCAAAAAAGGCGGCGTGGTCTGATTTACAGATCATGTTGCGAGATGCTGGCATGATTTGATTGTCCGCAGTTTGAAAAATCGACCTTGACCGAAATAGCGATCGAAGAACAATCATCATTGTTGCGGGTGCCTAAAAGAGAGCGAATGGATCGCTCGGCACTTTGCATCTCTGAAATACAAAGATGTGCACGGAGGCCATCCTATGCGTCACGCGTTCTACGATCGCCATTCGATTGATTTTCAAACATCAATCCATCACGACGCAGTTGAGCGAACTGTCTCGATCAGCAAGTCAGAACCTCGAGCCTGGGTGCCGCCGATGATGTCGGCCTCGGTTGAGGAAGTCGAAGTCTCAACCGTCGAAGTTTCTGTCGTGCTCTCGAAAGCTTTGTCGCACGCACGGTTCTTTGGTTGCCAAGACATGGAAGTCGAGACGATCGCGTACGACTTCCGAAACTGTTCCGAAGGTGAAACCGTTTTGTATCGCGTTGGACAGGACGAGCCGACCGAATTCGTCGCAACGGTGCTTGCTCGCGGTGCATCCGGAATCATCACCGAGCAGATGTTGCCATGTCCTTTGCCACAGTGTGTGGTCAGCAGCGTTGATCATGCGTTGGCAAAGATCGCGGCGAAACGAAACAACCGACCCGACCGTCGATTGTTGACCGTGGGCGTTCTCGGCAGCAGTGGTAAAACGTCAACATGTCTGATGTTGGCAACCATGATGAAGTCCTTCGGGATGCGAGTTGCCTATCAATCTGATCTGGGCAGCAGCGACGGTGTGATGTCCGAAACCGCCGGGCAGGCTTTGCCTCGCGGAGAGCAGCTGATTAACTGGCTAGGCGAGTCTGCAGATTGCATGAGCCGCGCGGCAATCATCGAGATTGATGATCAGATCGCCCGCAACGGAGGCTATGACTGCATTCAGTTCGACGTGCTGATCGTGGCGGGTAAAGATGCACCGGGTGAAGACTTCGGCCCAAGTTCACTGCAGTGTATGGCTGATCGATTGACGCCATCGGGCGTCATCATTGCTCCTGAGGGCAACGAGCGAATCGACCAAGTCGTCGCCCAGGCAGAGTGTCAATCGCTGGGCTATGGCACGACAACCGGTTGTGAATTTGGTGCAAACATTATCGACCAGTCGGGCGGCATGTCGACGATCATGTTGTCCGCAGGCGATACGAGCGCGATGATGGAAACATCGTTGTGTGGTCACGCGATGGCGGCAAATATCGCGGCCGCTTCGACATTGGGAGTTTTGCTGGGTTATTCGGTCCACCAAGTCGCCGAAAGCTTGTCGACACTTCGTAGTATTCCGGGGCGAGCACAGCGGTTGGCAGACTTTGGTCGTGCGACTGTAGTGTTGGAAAACGGCGGACGCCCGGATCGCATTTTTGCGTCACTTCGAACCGCACGTGCAACCACGGTGGGTGGAAAAGTTTGGTGCGTCTTGTCGCTTGGTGACTTTGCGAACTCGAACGAACTTGCCCGAGTCGGCGCGATGATCGAACGCCATGCCCATCGATGCATTGTGACGGGCGACAGTGACGACGCCGCTTTTCTGCAGCGTGCACATCAGTTGCTTGATGGAGTAAAAGAGTGTGCGGCGATTCGTTTAGTAGCCGACAACCAGAAGGCGCTTCGTTGGGCAATCCGCCATGCGGATCCGCGAGACACGATCGTCGTATTCACGAATCAAAAGGCAACTTCCCCGCACCAGGATCGTTTGGTGTGGAGCGAAATCGAGTCTTGGGTTGAAGACGAACGCAAGTCTGTTGAAGTTGCCGATGCGTCCAGTCCTCAGGCGACAAAAATCTCTTTGAAGCTCTATCGATAAACGGCGACGGCTGTTTGGAACGACCAGATAGAAAGTCTGGGAAGTCGACAGTCAAAAACAAACAATGAACATCGCAAAAGTGTCCGCGGTAACCGCGGGCACTTTTTTATTTGACGAAACCCTGCCGGTGGTTGGTCAAGAACAATGACTTGAGCTTTGGCGTCGAAAGTGAGGGAAAGTCCTCGGGTCAATAGGGCAATCCTGGGAATGTGAAGATAACCACAACCTAAGCTCCGAAATGGACACTAATTCCCCCTGAATAACTTTCGACCTGTAACAGACCCATGCTTCACCACGATCCGTCAACGTCATTGAACGACATGCGACCGATCGATGATGTACAGCAAGATGAGCATGGGCAAGCAGTCTTGTCGATCCTTTGGCGATTCCGCTTTCTTGTCGTGTTTTGTGTGACCTGCGGGATCACACTGGGGCATTGGTATCACCGGCAAAAACCCGCACAGTACCGTGCGACGACGAAGCTGATGTTCCGAACGGATGCCCCGCTTGCACTGGACAGTTCGACCGGATTGCTCCGTGGCGGATTGCCCAGCGGGCAACTGCTAAAGTCATTGATCAATTCGAAAGCGATCGTCGGTCGGGTCAA
This genomic interval from Stieleria sp. JC731 contains the following:
- a CDS encoding pyrophosphate--fructose-6-phosphate 1-phosphotransferase, whose amino-acid sequence is MAVKRVGILTAGGLAPCLSSAIGSLIENYTKLAPEVEIICYRSGYKGLLLGDSFVVTPEIREKAAILHKHGGSPIGNSRVKLTNVADCVKRGLVQDGQNPLHVAAEQLTKDKVDVLHTIGGDDTNTTAADLAAFLAENDYDLTVVGLPKTIDNDVIPIKQSLGAWTAAEQGALFFENIVAEHNANPRMLIIHEVMGRNCGWLTAATAVEYRKRLDQMSFLPEAGLSRERKEVHGVFIPEMHFDMKKEADRLRQIMDENDCVNIFISEGAGVTTIVEEMKARGEDVPTDAFGHVKLDAVNPGKWFGKQFAEMLGAEKTLVQKSGYFSRAAAANDADIELIGKCAEKGVQCALVGDGGVIGQDEERGDELRAIEFERIKGGKPFDIDTPWFGELLDAINQPKGESVATEHA
- the ilvE gene encoding branched-chain-amino-acid transaminase gives rise to the protein MSRQIYINGEFFAPEDAKVSVYDHGLLYGDGVFEGMRIYSGKVFRLKEHLVRLDESARAIGLSLPIDLDKLAADTNETVAKNAIEDGYIRLIVTRGSGPLGLDPFKCSNPQLIIIADSITLYPETYYQNGLELVTASTIRNHPAALSPRIKSLNYLNNILAKMEGLKAGCIEALMLNHKGEVAECTGDNIFIIKNGKLNTPPIEAGILEGITRNAVLELAIEAGIPTTELPMTRHDIYIADECFLTGSAAEVIPAVKLDGREIGDGKVGPITQQLNQAFRELVRK
- a CDS encoding SDR family oxidoreductase; the encoded protein is MSQLESQDAMPNFPAFDFLQLAGKSILVLGVANRKSVAYAIAKQLEQAGAKVIYVVRSQSRLESTAKLLKDRDVRICDVEFQDQIEQLANQLAEDGVQLAGMVHSIAFADYPEGIRPFHETTKQQFLQAVDISAFSLINLCNALKDRFTDDASVVTIGISTTRMASESYGFMAPIKAALESSLAFLTKSFSRFSNVRFNAVAAGLLKTSASAGIPGYVDSYLFAEQVIPRGKALQTDEVASTATFLISPRSSGITAQSIVVDAGMAINYFDASVVSAVTNAEFGS
- a CDS encoding 3-hydroxyacyl-ACP dehydratase FabZ family protein produces the protein MSKQEIEAAIPHRSHMLLLDEVLQRDESSIVCKKTFSAEEFFVQGHFPGNPVVPGVIQCECCLQAGAVLLEKFMSGSGNLLPVATRMDSVKFKRIVRPGDSVEIHVTLKEQVSNAYFLTGKVMLAGKLAMRLDFACSVTEVEGSSGNAQGDAS
- the pgsA gene encoding CDP-diacylglycerol--glycerol-3-phosphate 3-phosphatidyltransferase, which codes for MNQPNHAPLRRVSLEPQTSFKLAETNSPVSRSIYNVPNMLTSIRFGLAIAVMTLIPFGQYFAAMVVFIVAASTDWMDGYWARKYGQVTKFGRIFDPFVDKIIICGSFIALVGAVGSPIVSWMATVVVGRELLVTSLRGMIEGSGKDFSASQLGKWKMVLQCAAVVAALLFLQSNTPAQAPAQWLQLTTQVLVWSAIALTVYSGYDYTVIAARLMQDEPDEVK
- a CDS encoding CPBP family intramembrane glutamic endopeptidase, producing the protein MESVGVFDEQFFRVGYFAITGVVIGSVIAGSLLWIAWLARFRPRNLCGDKSPFLVTRLPQSVQRWSVADFFVMLGMIIVIQSIMNPAAKPVDPSAETTSQIVASETESDGSTVTVPAEANSESPQETGNQDIGSQDGDAPATQPVDLTRRVASQMVANAGSFAMMLFFLFTARDATPKSLSLVPHESDFRRGLVATVWILAPVLIINIVVSQLVPYKHSVTDLLAERNNVETFFALLISAAFVTPIVEEFWVRLLLQGGLQKLMKDTSWKDSHPAWSYSSVVPVLVSSTVFAVMHRGQGAAPIPLFFFAMGLGIVYQRTGRLWIVIVVHMLLNGATICSEFLRINSGLIS
- a CDS encoding DUF1080 domain-containing protein, whose protein sequence is MQKTHYIALLLGLVASLAPQTLRAEEPSEDGFVKIFDGKTLDNWKLAEENQKAWHVEDGMLVCDGERCHVFYEGPLQPMKDFHFRCEVKTTPGSNAGIYFHTKYQATGWPKYGYECQVNVSHTDPKKTSSLYAVENVADPGVKDNEWYTQEIIVKGHHIQLKVNGKTMVDYTEPADKEAFSRDFERRLNEGTIALQAHDPKSKVYFRNLEVKPL